The Papaver somniferum cultivar HN1 chromosome 6, ASM357369v1, whole genome shotgun sequence genome segment TTATATTGGGCAAATCTTCTCATGGGTTTTTGCCACTTTGGGATTGTAAGACATGGGTTTTGGCCACGAAAATAAGAGGTTATTAGGTACGGACATAATGACGTCTTCAAGATATATGAGAAAAGAGTTATCAAAATCTCGTATGAAAAAGATATATGTTTTAGATGATGGAGATGATTGTTCAGTTTGTCTTCAAGATATGAAGAATGGTGGCGGTGATGTAGTATTTCTGAAATGTTCTCATATTTTCCATGAGAAGTGCATGTTGGAATGGTTGAGGCGAAAACCTAATTGCCCTCTTTGTAGATATGATATGTCGAAAGATAGCAACGACGACAAAGAACTTTGTTTAGGTGATTTAGATTCTAATTACTGTTTTTGgtactttgttttttattttcattccAAGAAAGTTTAATATTTATCTTACTTTACAAACCTGGAATTTACCTTTCTAGACCATTAGGCGATGGTGGTAAATTACTTAGCTAGCCTTAGGATCATCATGTACGTGGAAACTGCGTGATTACATGGTTGGAAGGTGGGGGTGTAATACAAGTGCCAAAAGAATAGAGTGCAGTGGCCACTTGGATAATAACAATCCATTCTAGTTAGCAATGATCCCAGGGAACCGGACACCACCATGTAGGTTCTAATGGTCCACGAAAGGGAAAAAAACGGTTCAGTCCAAAACCGCACAAAAAAGAATAGATTAGTCAACTCTGATCCAAGTAGGAACAGATTAGTTCAAAAAATGTATAAAGACGCTGTTATCCTTCGCACGCTTTTAAAATCAAAAAAACTAAATAtcagaaaagagattcaacgATGAAGCAAAAACAGAACTAACCTGAAGTTGAATTCCGTTAAATATCAGAAACGATGAAATCCAACCTAACCTCTATGAATCTGTCTGAAACTGGTAAATCGCTGAAACTGAAGTTGAATTCTGGATCGATCTATCTCTGTCGTGAATTCAAATCTGAGATCAAAAATAATCCCGTAACTACACTTTACCAGTAACCTGAAGTTGAATCGCAAccaaatttctctctgaaactgttAAATTGACTACGAATTTCTTCTCTGCCCGGCTCCCAGTTTTGAATTCATGTTTGAGATCTGAAATTTTCGATTTCAAATCCTCATTTTATGTATGGAATCGTCTCAAGGATGGTTACGGGATATTGGAAATACAGGAAAATCGGGATCGGTCACagttttggactaactcgtccataTTTGGATTAAATTGTTTGAGACGGGACTTTTTTGGATTAGAGAGTACTAGGCCTGAAATGAGTGGACTAAAACGTCCAAACCCAGTaattttgggactaaacgtcGATTTCTATTCCACGAAATCCCTTAGTGGCGTCAACAATTGTTAGGGGGCACAGTTTGCATCTGATTGGTAAACAGTCCATCTAAAAGGACAATCAGGAAACTGAGACATCCTCAAGATTTTATTTCTTGATCAAACAATTAAATCTACATTGACCATGCTGATCACCCCTCAAGATTATGAATAAAACCAAAAAGTAATAAAGAAATAGAAAAAATCTGAACTAAGCTAGactataaaaacaaaacaactgactgttcaaaaaaaaaactaaaatttctcaaaataagaagctaagaaaaaaaaaagaatctaggAATGAAAACCTATGTATAAACGAAAAGGATGTCGATCAACGCATCATGCTAATCTAATTCAATGGTCTGGCAATCGTGACCCTCTCTCGGCTCCACTGTATCCTTTCTCAAGTTCATATTAACTCGTATGATACCTGCAGCTTCATCCCCACGGTTTGCTCCAATTACACGTACCCACCTACTCCACCTTTGACTAACCGGCGAGAACTTTTTCGGTATAGGAAATCTAGCTCTACCCACAACTTTAAAACCCGTTGAAGTTCCAACATCATCGCAAACCCTTCGATTATCTCTAACAATTTCTAATATCAGAAATGCATCATGATACTTTCTTAACAAGTTGTTATCTATTGGAAATTTTGCTCCAATATGATACCAGTTGAGGTATCTTCCATCTATGGATTTCCATTTTTTTACAGTTTGATCTTCAGTTGTTGGATTTGGTTCAACTCTAAAAATAACACTATAGAAAGGAGCATTGTCACCTGATGTAGGTTTAGGGTTCTTTTCTTGATCTATGCGTTCCCCTTCTACAGCGTTAACTGTTAGAAAAGCTTTCGTATtgacattttcttcttcatctgacgaagatgaagaacataTTTCTATACAACGTTTTCCATTAGCATTTGTCTCCATGACTACTGAGGCTTGGATTTCTGCAATGTATAGATAGAATATATAGTTTTTAACAGAAGGAAAATATACCTAAAAAAAGAGTTTACAGTCTTAAAAAATGCGCATTTTACCTATTTTATCGTTTTTAGACCTTATTAGATATGCAAGATATCTGTATAAGATCAACGTTATTTTGTAGTATATCTTTGCGAAGAAAATATGATGTTTGGTATTATGGGTCGTTATATTTAATGCACCTTCGCAAGATAAATGCTACCCGATTATTTTTCTGCTTGGTTAGTTTTCATATTTCAATCAAGCGTCTATGCAATGCCTTTATGCACTCACCCGCAATTGTGGGACGTGGGCCTGACCGCCTTAGCTTAGAAAAATAACAACAGCTGGTGTTTATTTTCTCTGATGAGCAGACCCCGGCCTATTAACGTCTGCAACTTTATTCAAAGTATTATATATTGTTAGATGTTTTATAAGTTCCAAGTAACTCATTTGGCAAAGTCGCTCATATATCCTGTAAGTAATCAGAGCAATAAAAGCAGCATATCTGAGTAAATTGTAGGAAGGAGTCGAAGGACAATAATTTGCACCAATATTTTTTAGTCATTGCGGTAACACCTTCGTGAATACCATTTTTTTCCCTTATGTACTCAAGATAGAAAAGGATAGAAAACTTATTGTGTGATACGGACCTGAGCAAGAGAATCTTAGCAGACAGAAGCTAGACAATTCATGTTCTTCGCGAGAGCAATCTCTAACTAGTTAGGTCCCTGCTATTGTCAATAGTTTGGCTTTGTAAATTGAACCACAGCCAAGAATTTGCCCCAAGAAAAAGTTCGTTTCTAATTTGAGGCTGAGTTTTAATAAATTTTAGACTAGAATAAAGAATCTTCTTTCCTTCAAGTTTTTGAGAGAACCAGAAATCAAACTGTTAGCTGGTACAGAATTAAACCATATCCGCTCAAAgtgtaagaaaataaaaatggatAACAATTAGACAAATAAAACATTGGTGTTTTCAATTACCATGACTAAGAATGTACGTAATAGAAAATGTTTACCTTGTAGAAGCAAATGTGGATGATCCAGAAAATTCTCAAATGCTTAAGAATATGAACCCAGTCCTTGATCTTTCTACTTCAACCTCTCTAAGTAGACCTGCATGTCTACCTAAAAATGGACAACTCGTTAGGAGCATTtatatgaaaagtaaaaaaaagaacaaaaatcttATAGGAGATTCGGGAAAATCAATTACTAAATTTTCATGTATTGATGACCAATCCTTTTTATGACAGGGAAAGAATCTTTGCGACAAGCAATTaagcaaataatcatgtaattatATCATGTATATATGAGGTGATTAATGATGCCGTATTGGACGCTTACATGCACTAAATATTAGTTGGTTTCTATCATATCCTTACCTTGGATTGGATAGTCAATTCATGATTGTTGAAACATAAACTATCAGTTTCACATGGACTAGCTTTTGCTTATTATTTGGATTACGACTTCACATCTACAGGTGGGATTGTGTACTGCAACCATGGACGAAAGAGAGACAGGGAGATAGAGAGAGATTCTATAGCTGAATTGAATTAGCAAAGCCATGTGACCAGTAAACAGGTAGGTCCTGAGAGTTACCCGATTGTTGGCTTCCTTTCACCATAGAAATTCCACTTGAAAGGGCAAACTGAAAAACTAACACTTGCTCAAACTCTATATATACCCAAACTCTATATATACCCATGGAGTTAAGTTATCCACAGCCATCTACAAGTCTGCATCTATCACATTTCAAACTCATAGAGTCGTACAATTTTCAGCTCGTCTTAGCAAGCCATTTTGAaaacactttctccttctcttcacTTCAATGGGTATTCGTTTGTGTTCAGTGGTTTCTCAAtcaaagcaaattctcaaactacAATCTCTCCTCACTCGACCAGCACCCGCAATAGCATCAATAGTAGATGTACCTAAAGGGCATTGTGCTGTGTATGTTGGAGAAACCGAAAAGAAGCGATTCACACTTCCAGTATCTTACTTGAATCATCCTATATTTCAAGAATTACTAAGTCGTGCAGAGGAAGAGCTTGGTTTTGATCATCCCATGGGAGGTCTCACAATAACCTGCAAAGAAGTTGTTTTTATAAATCTAACTTCTCAGTTGAATGGGGGAGCATAAATCCGATAATCTAAGCACTTGTAGATGGgatattttttttgaaagagGGTGGTCAACTCATGTACACTTTTTTTATGTTTCTTTAATTGATTGTGTAGAGTTAGTAAGACTCTCTCATTTAAAGAATCATTATACAAAGTTTATACCTTCATAGTTTCAACTCATTTACATTTTATAAAACAACTTTGATGAATTTATGTTGTTGGTATTTGGTTGATAAAGATTTTGGCTCAGCCGAGTTTTGAACTCCGAAACTCCGATTTCTACTTTGATAATTCtaacttatttttattttaatatctcGATGAATCATGAATCTATGTTGGTCCACCACACGACAAGgcttctgtaaaaaaaaaaattggttgatgaagaaaaattgattgataaagAATTTGGTTGCCAATGAGTTTTGAATTCAGGTAGGTCATTGGTAATGATATCACCCAATAACCTCACTGTGAAAATTAGAAACATAAAAGATATTATTATTTACAAGGTAATGATTAAGTAAGTTTTATAGACACAAAGAGAGGTgtttatatatctatattataagggacaatggtgtt includes the following:
- the LOC113288832 gene encoding auxin-responsive protein SAUR23-like, with the translated sequence MGIRLCSVVSQSKQILKLQSLLTRPAPAIASIVDVPKGHCAVYVGETEKKRFTLPVSYLNHPIFQELLSRAEEELGFDHPMGGLTITCKEVVFINLTSQLNGGA